In a single window of the Globicephala melas chromosome 10, mGloMel1.2, whole genome shotgun sequence genome:
- the PDE6H gene encoding retinal cone rhodopsin-sensitive cGMP 3',5'-cyclic phosphodiesterase subunit gamma, producing MSDNSTVAPPTSNQGPTTPRKGPPKFKQRQTRQFKSKPPKKGVKGFGDDIPGMEGLGTDITVICPWEAFSHLELNELAQFGII from the exons ATGAGTGACAATTCTACTGTGGCCCCTCCAACTTCAAACCAAGGTCCCACCACCCCACGCAAAGGACCCCCCAAGTTCAAGCAGAGGCAGACTCGTCAGTTCAAGAGCAAGCCTCCTAAGAAAGGTGTGAAAGG GTTTGGAGATGACATTCCGGGCATGGAGGGACTAGGAACAG ATATCACGGTGATTTGTCCTTGGGAGGCATTCAGCCACTTGGAGTTGAACGAGCTCGCTCAGTTTGGGATCATCTGA